The sequence below is a genomic window from Sorangiineae bacterium MSr12523.
GCGTGGCCATGGCGATGTCGGCGTAGGTGAATTGGCCGAGCAAATAGCGCTTGTTGCCCTTGAGGCCCTCGCGCAGGGTATCCAGGGCCGAGCGCAACTGCATCCCGTTGGTTCCGATCCCGTCGGAGCGCGTTTGGTATTTGCGCTGCAGATGGCGCACCACCAATCTGGCCGTGGGCCGCAGCAGCGCGCGCGCCCACGTGGGGACGAAGGGTGGCGCCTGGGCGTCGAGCGACTTCGGGTTCTCCAGCATCCGCGCGAGCACGCGCGGACGGACGCCGCCCATGCCGCCATCGGCCACTTGGTTCCAGTGGCGAACCTCGCCCTCGAGCGAAGAGGGCACGAGCTTTTCGCGGGCGCCCGTTCGATCGGCATAGAGCGCGATCTCCCACGAATCGCCGTACGCGCTGCCATCCGCCGCCAGCACCGGCACGGTGATGCGCTCCTTTTGCCGGCCCAAAAGGCGCCTCAACTGCCATTCGCCCAACAGGGGAAGATGGCCCACCGTGTTGTAATCCAGACCATGGTGATCGAGCGCCCAACGCGCCCGCTCGGACCACGGCGATTCATGGATGACGAAAAGGCGTCGCACGGCGCTCATCGTACCGGGCGCAGGTCCTCGCGCAAACTCCCGTCGGCGCGGCGATCCTTCAAGCGCGCGAGCCGCGTGAAGCGGCGATCGAACGCCTCCTGCGTCAATCCGTATTTGGTATACGCCTGAACCAATTCGTCGATACCCGCCTTGACGTTCCATTTCGCCTGGAAGGACGGCATCGCTGCACGAATGCGAG
It includes:
- a CDS encoding glutathione S-transferase N-terminal domain-containing protein codes for the protein MRRLFVIHESPWSERARWALDHHGLDYNTVGHLPLLGEWQLRRLLGRQKERITVPVLAADGSAYGDSWEIALYADRTGAREKLVPSSLEGEVRHWNQVADGGMGGVRPRVLARMLENPKSLDAQAPPFVPTWARALLRPTARLVVRHLQRKYQTRSDGIGTNGMQLRSALDTLREGLKGNKRYLLGQFTYADIAMATLLQGVLPVSDLYLRLPPAIRDVWTEESVARDYADLIAWRDDLYERHRKAS